The DNA segment AGCCTGCGATTTAACCGAGGATTCGACCGAATAGATTAACCAATTTTTACCCTGTAAAATAGGGTGTATACAAAACAAAAGGGATAGGTGAAACCTAACCCCCGTAATGCAATGCTGCTTGTAATTAAGCAATTCCAGACTAGTATTTTTTGAAAATTTGTAGGGGCTGATTCATTAAATAAGAATCATGTGAATTGACCCACAAGATTTTCTAATGTCTGGTATAAGGTAAACCTTTAAAAGTAGAGCGCGATCGCAACTTCACTCAATGCTTAGTTACTATGCTCTCTACTGCTATAGCCAATCACGGCAATTTTATGGCGATAAACCAGCTCAGCCCCGTACCAACCAGACAGACCCAACAGAACTGCCACAATCGTTGAAATGATGATCCCGGTGGGCAGAATGGCACCTGTAGGATTGCCCCAACGTAGTACGAAGTTGGCGATCGTGAGTAATAGAACTGCCACGTTTAGGGACATGTGCGCCCAACCTGCTGTACGCTTACGGACTCGCTCAATCTTCAAGAAGTCCATCATTCCAGTGATCGCAGCGA comes from the Trichocoleus desertorum ATA4-8-CV12 genome and includes:
- a CDS encoding DUF2231 domain-containing protein, translated to MVQTPNIPPVIESEESDYRDNGIVSTVAIAGHPLHPLIVTIPIAVLVLAAGSDLGYWLTQDAFWARASFWLLGIGLVSGVVAAITGMMDFLKIERVRKRTAGWAHMSLNVAVLLLTIANFVLRWGNPTGAILPTGIIISTIVAVLLGLSGWYGAELVYRHKIAVIGYSSREHSN